A single Macaca fascicularis isolate 582-1 chromosome 13, T2T-MFA8v1.1 DNA region contains:
- the CCDC142 gene encoding coiled-coil domain-containing protein 142 isoform X3 translates to MGVGPCGEVGIARFVPDPPLMAQASRSGSLPPLVIVPPLRAQPGGTGEEQWERRRTGALRGEVHGWPGGTSGGTPWWPTPAGVSEDYEADAAAWRRGPAGGGPIPPALQRLRAVLLRLHREREQLLQARNCACHLQAAVRLMKTLSPGSPSGGPSPLPQWCRDLQLPPSQGAVLRIGLGETLEPLLLARPIGLAAQCLEAVIEMQLRALGREPASPGLSSQLAELLLVLPAYHTLQGKTLSHVPGAARPFPTSRVLRLLTGERGCQVASRLDEALRGSGLRDQLRRRCHEERDLLPGLLGLVGGVAGSASCGLRLGGAGALWSQYWTLLWAACAQSLDLNLGPWRDLRATAQQLSQALGQGFCQALGSALGGQSSLPTSSRTAELLQQLFPPLLDALREPRLRLIFCQPADPAPVALGLCTLQTTLLWFLGRAQQYLAAWDPASFLLLIQKDLPPLLHEAEALSSLASEESLALEVEQQLGLEIQKLTAQIQLLPEESLSLFSQECHKQAMQGFKLYMPRGRYWRLHLCPELPSAPSEYAGLVVRTVLEPVLQGLQGLPPQAQAPALGQALTAIVGAWLDHILTHGIRFSLQGALQLRQDFGVVRELLEEEQWSLTPDLRQTLLMLSIFQQLDGALLCLLQQPLPKSQVHRRPPCCCSPMHCAETTSLLPDFLRLGSGALSCGSQAYLPADGRKYLSRRSAAIHGLTQCDTSACTSSSGVEVTMAAALARLGLRPVKEVRVQFCPFEKNVESTRTFLQAVSSEKVRSTNLNCSVIADVRHDGSDPCVDVLFGDGHRLIMRGAHLTAVEMLTAFASHIRARDAAGSADKPGADTSR, encoded by the exons ATGGGCGTTGGTCCGTGCGGGGAAGTGGGAATCGCTAGGTTCGTTCCGGACCCGCCGCTCATGGCTCAGGCGTCTCGCTCTGGTAGCCTGCCTCCACTTGTTATCGTGCCCCCGCTGAGGGCGCAACCCGGGGGCACTGGGGAGGAGCAGTGGGAGAGAAGGCGAACGGGCGCTCTTCGCGGGGAGGTTCACGGTTGGCCGGGCGGAACTTCTGGAGGGACGCCGTGGTGGCCGACGCCGGCGGGTGTGAGCGAGGACTATGAGGCTGATGCTGCGGCCTGGAGGCGAGGGCCCGCAGGTGGCGGCCCGATCCCTCCCGCGCTGCAGCGTCTCCGGGCCGTGTTGCTGCGGCTGCATCGCGAGCGGGAGCAGCTCCTCCAGGCCCGAAACTGCGCCTGCCACCTACAGGCGGCTGTGCGCCTCATGAAGACCCTGAGTCCTGGCTCGCCATCCGGCGGCCCTAGCCCCTTGCCCCAGTGGTGCCGCGACCTGCAGCTGCCCCCTTCCCAAGGGGCAGTCCTGCGAATCGGCCTTGGGGAGACTCTCGAGCCGTTGCTGCTAGCGCGCCCCATCGGACTAGCCGCCCAGTGCCTGGAGGCTGTCATTGAGATGCAGCTTCGCGCTCTCGGCCGGGAGCCTGCCAGCccaggcctgtcatcccaacttGCCGAACTTCTCCTGGTACTTCCCGCCTATCACACGCTACAGGGAAAAACCTTGAGCCACGTCCCGGGGGCTGCACGTCCTTTCCCCACGTCCCGTGTGCTCCGCCTCTTGACGGGGGAGCGGGGTTGCCAGGTGGCAAGTCGGCTGGACGAGGCGCTCCGGGGATCGGGATTGAGAGACCAGCTCCGCAGGCGGTGCCATGAGGAGCGAGATCTGCTACCAGGGCTGCTGGGCCTGGTAGGGGGCGTGGCGGGTTCAGCCAGCTGTGGACTACGGCTTGGAGGGGCTGGAGCCTTGTGGAGCCAATATTGGACCCTGCTGTGGGCAGCCTGTGCTCAGAGTCTGGACCTAAATCTGGGACCCTGGAGGGACCTCAGGGCAACAGCGCAACAGCTGAGTCAGGCACTGGGTCAGG GTTTCTGCCAGGCCTTGGGATCAGCTCTTGGGGGTCAGAGCAGCCTTCCCACATCCTCTCGCACTGCTGAACTTTTGCAGCagctctttcctcctctcttggATGCCCTTCGAGAGCCCAGGTTACGACTGATTTTCTGCCAGCCTGCAG ATCCTGCGCCTGTCGCCCTAGGTCTCTGTACCCTGCAGACCACCTTGCTTTGGTTCCTGGGCAGAGCTCAGCAGTACTTGGCAGCATGGGACCCAGCTTCCTTCCTGCTCCTGATCCAAAAGGACTTACCT CCTCTATTGCATGAGGCAGAAGCTTTGTCTAGCCTGGCCTCAGAGGAAAGCTTAGCTCTGGAAGTGGAGcagcagctgggcctggagaTCCAGAAGCTGACTGCACAGATCCAG CTCCTGCCTGAAGAGTCACTAAGTCTCTTTTCTCAAGAATGTCATAAACAAGCCATGCAAGGTTTCAAGCTCTACATGCCACGGGGTCGGTACTGGCGGCTTCATCTCTGTCCTG AACTTCCCAGTGCTCCTAGTGAGTATGCTGGTTTAGTGGTCCGTACCGTACTGGAGCCTGTGTTACAAGGATTGCAAGGGTTGCCACCCCAAGCCCAGGCCCCTGCCCTTGGTCAGGCACTGACAGCCATCGTGGGTGCCTGGCTCGACCACATTCTTACCCATGGGATTCGGTTCAG CCTGCAGGGAGCGCTGCAGCTCAGACAAGACTTTGGAGTGGTCAGGGAGTTGCTGGAAGAGGAGCAGTGGAGCCTGACCCCTGATCTCCGCCAGACGCTGCTTATGCTCAGCATCTTCCAGCAGCTGGATGGAGCCCTGCTGTGTCTGTTGCAGCAGCCCTTGCCCAAGTCTCAAGTCCACAGGAGGCCCCCCTGTTGCT GCTCCCCCATGCATTGTGCCGAAAccacctctctccttcctgaCTTCCTCCGCCTGGGCTCGGGAGCCCTGAGCTGCGGTTCGCAGGCCTACTTGCCTGCCGACGGCCGGAAGTATCTATCCCGCAGAAGCGCAGCCATTCACGGCCTAACGCAATGCGACACTTCCGCCTGCACGAGCTCTTCCGGGGTGGAGGTCACCATGGCAGCTGCGTTGGCTCGGCTTGGTCTGCGGCCTGTCAAGGAGGTTCGGGTTCAGTTCTGCCCCTTCGAGAAAAACGTGGAATCGACGAG GACCTTCCTCCAAGCAGTGAGCAGCGAGAAGGTCCGCTCCACTAATCTCAACTGCTCAGTGATTGCGGACGTGAGGCACGACGGCTCCGATCCCTGCGTGGACGTGCTGTTCG GAGACGGGCATCGCCTGATTATGCGCGGCGCTCATCTCACCGCTGTGGAAATGCTCACTGCCTTCGCTTCCCATATCCGGGCCAGGGACGCGGCGGGCAGCGCGGACAAGCCGGGCGCTGATACTAGTCGCTGA
- the CCDC142 gene encoding coiled-coil domain-containing protein 142 isoform X7, with translation MGVGPCGEVGIARFVPDPPLMAQASRSGSLPPLVIVPPLRAQPGGTGEEQWERRRTGALRGEVHGWPGGTSGGTPWWPTPAGVSEDYEADAAAWRRGPAGGGPIPPALQRLRAVLLRLHREREQLLQARNCACHLQAAVRLMKTLSPGSPSGGPSPLPQWCRDLQLPPSQGAVLRIGLGETLEPLLLARPIGLAAQCLEAVIEMQLRALGREPASPGLSSQLAELLLVLPAYHTLQGKTLSHVPGAARPFPTSRVLRLLTGERGCQVASRLDEALRGSGLRDQLRRRCHEERDLLPGLLGLVGGVAGSASCGLRLGGAGALWSQYWTLLWAACAQSLDLNLGPWRDLRATAQQLSQALGQGFCQALGSALGGQSSLPTSSRTAELLQQLFPPLLDALREPRLRLIFCQPADPAPVALGLCTLQTTLLWFLGRAQQYLAAWDPASFLLLIQKDLPLLPEESLSLFSQECHKQAMQGFKLYMPRGRYWRLHLCPELPSAPSEYAGLVVRTVLEPVLQGLQGLPPQAQAPALGQALTAIVGAWLDHILTHGIRFSLQGALQLRQDFGVVRELLEEEQWSLTPDLRQTLLMLSIFQQLDGALLCLLQQPLPKSQVHRRPPCCCSPMHCAETTSLLPDFLRLGSGALSCGSQAYLPADGRKYLSRRSAAIHGLTQCDTSACTSSSGVEVTMAAALARLGLRPVKEVRVQFCPFEKNVESTRTFLQAVSSEKVRSTNLNCSVIADVRHDGSDPCVDVLFGDGHRLIMRGAHLTAVEMLTAFASHIRARDAAGSADKPGADTSR, from the exons ATGGGCGTTGGTCCGTGCGGGGAAGTGGGAATCGCTAGGTTCGTTCCGGACCCGCCGCTCATGGCTCAGGCGTCTCGCTCTGGTAGCCTGCCTCCACTTGTTATCGTGCCCCCGCTGAGGGCGCAACCCGGGGGCACTGGGGAGGAGCAGTGGGAGAGAAGGCGAACGGGCGCTCTTCGCGGGGAGGTTCACGGTTGGCCGGGCGGAACTTCTGGAGGGACGCCGTGGTGGCCGACGCCGGCGGGTGTGAGCGAGGACTATGAGGCTGATGCTGCGGCCTGGAGGCGAGGGCCCGCAGGTGGCGGCCCGATCCCTCCCGCGCTGCAGCGTCTCCGGGCCGTGTTGCTGCGGCTGCATCGCGAGCGGGAGCAGCTCCTCCAGGCCCGAAACTGCGCCTGCCACCTACAGGCGGCTGTGCGCCTCATGAAGACCCTGAGTCCTGGCTCGCCATCCGGCGGCCCTAGCCCCTTGCCCCAGTGGTGCCGCGACCTGCAGCTGCCCCCTTCCCAAGGGGCAGTCCTGCGAATCGGCCTTGGGGAGACTCTCGAGCCGTTGCTGCTAGCGCGCCCCATCGGACTAGCCGCCCAGTGCCTGGAGGCTGTCATTGAGATGCAGCTTCGCGCTCTCGGCCGGGAGCCTGCCAGCccaggcctgtcatcccaacttGCCGAACTTCTCCTGGTACTTCCCGCCTATCACACGCTACAGGGAAAAACCTTGAGCCACGTCCCGGGGGCTGCACGTCCTTTCCCCACGTCCCGTGTGCTCCGCCTCTTGACGGGGGAGCGGGGTTGCCAGGTGGCAAGTCGGCTGGACGAGGCGCTCCGGGGATCGGGATTGAGAGACCAGCTCCGCAGGCGGTGCCATGAGGAGCGAGATCTGCTACCAGGGCTGCTGGGCCTGGTAGGGGGCGTGGCGGGTTCAGCCAGCTGTGGACTACGGCTTGGAGGGGCTGGAGCCTTGTGGAGCCAATATTGGACCCTGCTGTGGGCAGCCTGTGCTCAGAGTCTGGACCTAAATCTGGGACCCTGGAGGGACCTCAGGGCAACAGCGCAACAGCTGAGTCAGGCACTGGGTCAGG GTTTCTGCCAGGCCTTGGGATCAGCTCTTGGGGGTCAGAGCAGCCTTCCCACATCCTCTCGCACTGCTGAACTTTTGCAGCagctctttcctcctctcttggATGCCCTTCGAGAGCCCAGGTTACGACTGATTTTCTGCCAGCCTGCAG ATCCTGCGCCTGTCGCCCTAGGTCTCTGTACCCTGCAGACCACCTTGCTTTGGTTCCTGGGCAGAGCTCAGCAGTACTTGGCAGCATGGGACCCAGCTTCCTTCCTGCTCCTGATCCAAAAGGACTTACCT CTCCTGCCTGAAGAGTCACTAAGTCTCTTTTCTCAAGAATGTCATAAACAAGCCATGCAAGGTTTCAAGCTCTACATGCCACGGGGTCGGTACTGGCGGCTTCATCTCTGTCCTG AACTTCCCAGTGCTCCTAGTGAGTATGCTGGTTTAGTGGTCCGTACCGTACTGGAGCCTGTGTTACAAGGATTGCAAGGGTTGCCACCCCAAGCCCAGGCCCCTGCCCTTGGTCAGGCACTGACAGCCATCGTGGGTGCCTGGCTCGACCACATTCTTACCCATGGGATTCGGTTCAG CCTGCAGGGAGCGCTGCAGCTCAGACAAGACTTTGGAGTGGTCAGGGAGTTGCTGGAAGAGGAGCAGTGGAGCCTGACCCCTGATCTCCGCCAGACGCTGCTTATGCTCAGCATCTTCCAGCAGCTGGATGGAGCCCTGCTGTGTCTGTTGCAGCAGCCCTTGCCCAAGTCTCAAGTCCACAGGAGGCCCCCCTGTTGCT GCTCCCCCATGCATTGTGCCGAAAccacctctctccttcctgaCTTCCTCCGCCTGGGCTCGGGAGCCCTGAGCTGCGGTTCGCAGGCCTACTTGCCTGCCGACGGCCGGAAGTATCTATCCCGCAGAAGCGCAGCCATTCACGGCCTAACGCAATGCGACACTTCCGCCTGCACGAGCTCTTCCGGGGTGGAGGTCACCATGGCAGCTGCGTTGGCTCGGCTTGGTCTGCGGCCTGTCAAGGAGGTTCGGGTTCAGTTCTGCCCCTTCGAGAAAAACGTGGAATCGACGAG GACCTTCCTCCAAGCAGTGAGCAGCGAGAAGGTCCGCTCCACTAATCTCAACTGCTCAGTGATTGCGGACGTGAGGCACGACGGCTCCGATCCCTGCGTGGACGTGCTGTTCG GAGACGGGCATCGCCTGATTATGCGCGGCGCTCATCTCACCGCTGTGGAAATGCTCACTGCCTTCGCTTCCCATATCCGGGCCAGGGACGCGGCGGGCAGCGCGGACAAGCCGGGCGCTGATACTAGTCGCTGA
- the CCDC142 gene encoding coiled-coil domain-containing protein 142 isoform X8: MGVGPCGEVGIARFVPDPPLMAQASRSGSLPPLVIVPPLRAQPGGTGEEQWERRRTGALRGEVHGWPGGTSGGTPWWPTPAGVSEDYEADAAAWRRGPAGGGPIPPALQRLRAVLLRLHREREQLLQARNCACHLQAAVRLMKTLSPGSPSGGPSPLPQWCRDLQLPPSQGAVLRIGLGETLEPLLLARPIGLAAQCLEAVIEMQLRALGREPASPGLSSQLAELLLVLPAYHTLQGKTLSHVPGAARPFPTSRVLRLLTGERGCQVASRLDEALRGSGLRDQLRRRCHEERDLLPGLLGLVGGVAGSASCGLRLGGAGALWSQYWTLLWAACAQSLDLNLGPWRDLRATAQQLSQALGQASLPQECEKELASLCHSLLHQSLIWNWDQGFCQALGSALGGQSSLPTSSRTAELLQQLFPPLLDALREPRLRLIFCQPADPAPVALGLCTLQTTLLWFLGRAQQYLAAWDPASFLLLIQKDLPPLLHEAEALSSLASEESLALEVEQQLGLEIQKLTAQIQLLPEESLSLFSQECHKQAMQGFKLYMPRGRYWRLHLCPELPSAPSEYAGLVVRTVLEPVLQGLQGLPPQAQAPALGQALTAIVGAWLDHILTHGIRFSLQGALQLRQDFGVVRELLEEEQWSLTPDLRQTLLMLSIFQQLDGALLCLLQQPLPKSQVHRRPPCCCACQEVQTTELPSSCLNSLESLEPPLQPGTSPAQTAQLQNTLEGGGPSPEGYLVGNQQAWLALRQHQRPRWHLPFFSCLRTSPES; this comes from the exons ATGGGCGTTGGTCCGTGCGGGGAAGTGGGAATCGCTAGGTTCGTTCCGGACCCGCCGCTCATGGCTCAGGCGTCTCGCTCTGGTAGCCTGCCTCCACTTGTTATCGTGCCCCCGCTGAGGGCGCAACCCGGGGGCACTGGGGAGGAGCAGTGGGAGAGAAGGCGAACGGGCGCTCTTCGCGGGGAGGTTCACGGTTGGCCGGGCGGAACTTCTGGAGGGACGCCGTGGTGGCCGACGCCGGCGGGTGTGAGCGAGGACTATGAGGCTGATGCTGCGGCCTGGAGGCGAGGGCCCGCAGGTGGCGGCCCGATCCCTCCCGCGCTGCAGCGTCTCCGGGCCGTGTTGCTGCGGCTGCATCGCGAGCGGGAGCAGCTCCTCCAGGCCCGAAACTGCGCCTGCCACCTACAGGCGGCTGTGCGCCTCATGAAGACCCTGAGTCCTGGCTCGCCATCCGGCGGCCCTAGCCCCTTGCCCCAGTGGTGCCGCGACCTGCAGCTGCCCCCTTCCCAAGGGGCAGTCCTGCGAATCGGCCTTGGGGAGACTCTCGAGCCGTTGCTGCTAGCGCGCCCCATCGGACTAGCCGCCCAGTGCCTGGAGGCTGTCATTGAGATGCAGCTTCGCGCTCTCGGCCGGGAGCCTGCCAGCccaggcctgtcatcccaacttGCCGAACTTCTCCTGGTACTTCCCGCCTATCACACGCTACAGGGAAAAACCTTGAGCCACGTCCCGGGGGCTGCACGTCCTTTCCCCACGTCCCGTGTGCTCCGCCTCTTGACGGGGGAGCGGGGTTGCCAGGTGGCAAGTCGGCTGGACGAGGCGCTCCGGGGATCGGGATTGAGAGACCAGCTCCGCAGGCGGTGCCATGAGGAGCGAGATCTGCTACCAGGGCTGCTGGGCCTGGTAGGGGGCGTGGCGGGTTCAGCCAGCTGTGGACTACGGCTTGGAGGGGCTGGAGCCTTGTGGAGCCAATATTGGACCCTGCTGTGGGCAGCCTGTGCTCAGAGTCTGGACCTAAATCTGGGACCCTGGAGGGACCTCAGGGCAACAGCGCAACAGCTGAGTCAGGCACTGGGTCAGG CATCCCTGCCTCAGGAGTGTGAGAAGGAGCTGGCTTCTTTGTGTCACAGCTTACTTCATCAGTCGCTTATCTGGAACTGGGACCAAG GTTTCTGCCAGGCCTTGGGATCAGCTCTTGGGGGTCAGAGCAGCCTTCCCACATCCTCTCGCACTGCTGAACTTTTGCAGCagctctttcctcctctcttggATGCCCTTCGAGAGCCCAGGTTACGACTGATTTTCTGCCAGCCTGCAG ATCCTGCGCCTGTCGCCCTAGGTCTCTGTACCCTGCAGACCACCTTGCTTTGGTTCCTGGGCAGAGCTCAGCAGTACTTGGCAGCATGGGACCCAGCTTCCTTCCTGCTCCTGATCCAAAAGGACTTACCT CCTCTATTGCATGAGGCAGAAGCTTTGTCTAGCCTGGCCTCAGAGGAAAGCTTAGCTCTGGAAGTGGAGcagcagctgggcctggagaTCCAGAAGCTGACTGCACAGATCCAG CTCCTGCCTGAAGAGTCACTAAGTCTCTTTTCTCAAGAATGTCATAAACAAGCCATGCAAGGTTTCAAGCTCTACATGCCACGGGGTCGGTACTGGCGGCTTCATCTCTGTCCTG AACTTCCCAGTGCTCCTAGTGAGTATGCTGGTTTAGTGGTCCGTACCGTACTGGAGCCTGTGTTACAAGGATTGCAAGGGTTGCCACCCCAAGCCCAGGCCCCTGCCCTTGGTCAGGCACTGACAGCCATCGTGGGTGCCTGGCTCGACCACATTCTTACCCATGGGATTCGGTTCAG CCTGCAGGGAGCGCTGCAGCTCAGACAAGACTTTGGAGTGGTCAGGGAGTTGCTGGAAGAGGAGCAGTGGAGCCTGACCCCTGATCTCCGCCAGACGCTGCTTATGCTCAGCATCTTCCAGCAGCTGGATGGAGCCCTGCTGTGTCTGTTGCAGCAGCCCTTGCCCAAGTCTCAAGTCCACAGGAGGCCCCCCTGTTGCT GTGCTTGTCAGGAGGTCCAGACCACGGAATTGCCCAGCAGCTGCCTCAATAGCCTGGAGAGCTTGGAGCCCCCTCTCCAGCCTGGAACATCTCCAGCCCAGACAGCTCAGCTGCAAAACACACTAGAGGGAGGGGGACCTAGCCCAGAGGGCTACCTAGTGGGAAATCAGCAGGCCTGGCTTGCCCTCAGGCAACACCAGCGACCCCGTTGGCACCTGCCATTTTTTTCCTGCCTGCGAACTAGTCCTGAATCCTAA
- the CCDC142 gene encoding coiled-coil domain-containing protein 142 isoform X4: protein MGVGPCGEVGIARFVPDPPLMAQASRSGSLPPLVIVPPLRAQPGGTGEEQWERRRTGALRGEVHGWPGGTSGGTPWWPTPAGVSEDYEADAAAWRRGPAGGGPIPPALQRLRAVLLRLHREREQLLQARNCACHLQAAVRLMKTLSPGSPSGGPSPLPQWCRDLQLPPSQGAVLRIGLGETLEPLLLARPIGLAAQCLEAVIEMQLRALGREPASPGLSSQLAELLLVLPAYHTLQGKTLSHVPGAARPFPTSRVLRLLTGERGCQVASRLDEALRGSGLRDQLRRRCHEERDLLPGLLGLVGGVAGSASCGLRLGGAGALWSQYWTLLWAACAQSLDLNLGPWRDLRATAQQLSQALGQGFCQALGSALGGQSSLPTSSRTAELLQQLFPPLLDALREPRLRLIFCQPAGLCTLQTTLLWFLGRAQQYLAAWDPASFLLLIQKDLPPLLHEAEALSSLASEESLALEVEQQLGLEIQKLTAQIQLLPEESLSLFSQECHKQAMQGFKLYMPRGRYWRLHLCPELPSAPSEYAGLVVRTVLEPVLQGLQGLPPQAQAPALGQALTAIVGAWLDHILTHGIRFSLQGALQLRQDFGVVRELLEEEQWSLTPDLRQTLLMLSIFQQLDGALLCLLQQPLPKSQVHRRPPCCCSPMHCAETTSLLPDFLRLGSGALSCGSQAYLPADGRKYLSRRSAAIHGLTQCDTSACTSSSGVEVTMAAALARLGLRPVKEVRVQFCPFEKNVESTRTFLQAVSSEKVRSTNLNCSVIADVRHDGSDPCVDVLFGDGHRLIMRGAHLTAVEMLTAFASHIRARDAAGSADKPGADTSR, encoded by the exons ATGGGCGTTGGTCCGTGCGGGGAAGTGGGAATCGCTAGGTTCGTTCCGGACCCGCCGCTCATGGCTCAGGCGTCTCGCTCTGGTAGCCTGCCTCCACTTGTTATCGTGCCCCCGCTGAGGGCGCAACCCGGGGGCACTGGGGAGGAGCAGTGGGAGAGAAGGCGAACGGGCGCTCTTCGCGGGGAGGTTCACGGTTGGCCGGGCGGAACTTCTGGAGGGACGCCGTGGTGGCCGACGCCGGCGGGTGTGAGCGAGGACTATGAGGCTGATGCTGCGGCCTGGAGGCGAGGGCCCGCAGGTGGCGGCCCGATCCCTCCCGCGCTGCAGCGTCTCCGGGCCGTGTTGCTGCGGCTGCATCGCGAGCGGGAGCAGCTCCTCCAGGCCCGAAACTGCGCCTGCCACCTACAGGCGGCTGTGCGCCTCATGAAGACCCTGAGTCCTGGCTCGCCATCCGGCGGCCCTAGCCCCTTGCCCCAGTGGTGCCGCGACCTGCAGCTGCCCCCTTCCCAAGGGGCAGTCCTGCGAATCGGCCTTGGGGAGACTCTCGAGCCGTTGCTGCTAGCGCGCCCCATCGGACTAGCCGCCCAGTGCCTGGAGGCTGTCATTGAGATGCAGCTTCGCGCTCTCGGCCGGGAGCCTGCCAGCccaggcctgtcatcccaacttGCCGAACTTCTCCTGGTACTTCCCGCCTATCACACGCTACAGGGAAAAACCTTGAGCCACGTCCCGGGGGCTGCACGTCCTTTCCCCACGTCCCGTGTGCTCCGCCTCTTGACGGGGGAGCGGGGTTGCCAGGTGGCAAGTCGGCTGGACGAGGCGCTCCGGGGATCGGGATTGAGAGACCAGCTCCGCAGGCGGTGCCATGAGGAGCGAGATCTGCTACCAGGGCTGCTGGGCCTGGTAGGGGGCGTGGCGGGTTCAGCCAGCTGTGGACTACGGCTTGGAGGGGCTGGAGCCTTGTGGAGCCAATATTGGACCCTGCTGTGGGCAGCCTGTGCTCAGAGTCTGGACCTAAATCTGGGACCCTGGAGGGACCTCAGGGCAACAGCGCAACAGCTGAGTCAGGCACTGGGTCAGG GTTTCTGCCAGGCCTTGGGATCAGCTCTTGGGGGTCAGAGCAGCCTTCCCACATCCTCTCGCACTGCTGAACTTTTGCAGCagctctttcctcctctcttggATGCCCTTCGAGAGCCCAGGTTACGACTGATTTTCTGCCAGCCTGCAG GTCTCTGTACCCTGCAGACCACCTTGCTTTGGTTCCTGGGCAGAGCTCAGCAGTACTTGGCAGCATGGGACCCAGCTTCCTTCCTGCTCCTGATCCAAAAGGACTTACCT CCTCTATTGCATGAGGCAGAAGCTTTGTCTAGCCTGGCCTCAGAGGAAAGCTTAGCTCTGGAAGTGGAGcagcagctgggcctggagaTCCAGAAGCTGACTGCACAGATCCAG CTCCTGCCTGAAGAGTCACTAAGTCTCTTTTCTCAAGAATGTCATAAACAAGCCATGCAAGGTTTCAAGCTCTACATGCCACGGGGTCGGTACTGGCGGCTTCATCTCTGTCCTG AACTTCCCAGTGCTCCTAGTGAGTATGCTGGTTTAGTGGTCCGTACCGTACTGGAGCCTGTGTTACAAGGATTGCAAGGGTTGCCACCCCAAGCCCAGGCCCCTGCCCTTGGTCAGGCACTGACAGCCATCGTGGGTGCCTGGCTCGACCACATTCTTACCCATGGGATTCGGTTCAG CCTGCAGGGAGCGCTGCAGCTCAGACAAGACTTTGGAGTGGTCAGGGAGTTGCTGGAAGAGGAGCAGTGGAGCCTGACCCCTGATCTCCGCCAGACGCTGCTTATGCTCAGCATCTTCCAGCAGCTGGATGGAGCCCTGCTGTGTCTGTTGCAGCAGCCCTTGCCCAAGTCTCAAGTCCACAGGAGGCCCCCCTGTTGCT GCTCCCCCATGCATTGTGCCGAAAccacctctctccttcctgaCTTCCTCCGCCTGGGCTCGGGAGCCCTGAGCTGCGGTTCGCAGGCCTACTTGCCTGCCGACGGCCGGAAGTATCTATCCCGCAGAAGCGCAGCCATTCACGGCCTAACGCAATGCGACACTTCCGCCTGCACGAGCTCTTCCGGGGTGGAGGTCACCATGGCAGCTGCGTTGGCTCGGCTTGGTCTGCGGCCTGTCAAGGAGGTTCGGGTTCAGTTCTGCCCCTTCGAGAAAAACGTGGAATCGACGAG GACCTTCCTCCAAGCAGTGAGCAGCGAGAAGGTCCGCTCCACTAATCTCAACTGCTCAGTGATTGCGGACGTGAGGCACGACGGCTCCGATCCCTGCGTGGACGTGCTGTTCG GAGACGGGCATCGCCTGATTATGCGCGGCGCTCATCTCACCGCTGTGGAAATGCTCACTGCCTTCGCTTCCCATATCCGGGCCAGGGACGCGGCGGGCAGCGCGGACAAGCCGGGCGCTGATACTAGTCGCTGA